A window of Cyanobacterium sp. T60_A2020_053 genomic DNA:
TTTTTTCCAAGTTTGTCGTTAAATAATTTTGCAAATTAGTAGTAAGTTTTAGTTCTAAATCTTGGCGAAAGGTTCTAATCTCTCCACGCCAATGACTGGCATTATAATTGTATTCTTTTTGCCAATATTGCAATAGTAATAAATGGATAATAACCTGTTTAAGTAAATTTTCTACACTGTGTTTTCTTTCTCTACCCAAGTCATCTAACTCCTCAATTAAATTATCTAAATCTAAATCATTAAATTTATTTTCTTTTAGTAATTTTACTGTTT
This region includes:
- a CDS encoding DUF29 domain-containing protein, whose product is MTVIDKVDLKKLYEIDDYLWIQETVKLLKENKFNDLDLDNLIEELDDLGRERKHSVENLLKQVIIHLLLLQYWQKEYNYNASHWRGEIRTFRQDLELKLTTNLQNYLTTNLEKIYQKGLRIAMDKTELNSSVFPPKCPYTLEQLLNEDWFPHN